DNA sequence from the bacterium genome:
AGCGGGTGCGGAGGGTGAACTTGAAGTCCAGCACCCCGATCACCAGGGGGCCCAGCAGCAGCGGTGGATAGGCGGCGAAGGCCACGGCGAGCATCGTGCGGCCCAGTCGCGAGAGCCCGGCGCGCGAGACGAAGAACAGGACGATGGAGAGCCCCTGGAGCAGGTAGGCGAAGAGCAGCGGCAGCAGCACGTTGAGGGCGACGGTGGCCACCGGCCGGCTGGGGACGAGGGCGAGAGCGAGCACCGGGATGAGCAGCCAGACGAGCGCCTCGGGCAGCGCGAACGCGGTGAGGTCGGGCTGGGGGACCGCGGCCCCGCGGCGTGCGAGGAACCGCGCGGCGAGCAGCGCGTTCACGGAGCACTCGATGTAGATCGCGATGAGAGCGACGGCGGGCAGGACGCGCCGCATGACCGCGAGGACCTCCTCGAGCTGCTTGAGCGCGGCGGCCCCCGCGGCCCCCTCGCCGGCGGCATCCCC
Encoded proteins:
- a CDS encoding DUF2232 domain-containing protein yields the protein MRLSREAADLLPACALSGLLFAAGVFVPLLGQPLGFVSGAPLVWLAARHGLRVGLLGSVLAAAALLPVLPPPVTLLFALEHALPAAFLGTALARGRGVAVPAAVAAVAITALVLGAAFLFSPEFARNPGAILEEQLRAAFTEIGDAAGEGAAGAAALKQLEEVLAVMRRVLPAVALIAIYIECSVNALLAARFLARRGAAVPQPDLTAFALPEALVWLLIPVLALALVPSRPVATVALNVLLPLLFAYLLQGLSIVLFFVSRAGLSRLGRTMLAVAFAAYPPLLLGPLVIGVLDFKFTLRTRFPLPPRTG